The Gordonibacter urolithinfaciens genome contains a region encoding:
- a CDS encoding DUF5685 family protein → MFGYVMPRMEDLSQEERERYHAAYCGVCRALGERCGQRCRVALTYDMTFLALLLGSLYEPDERQGSRRCAPHPVRPHAYLGSDCIDYAADMTVALVYHKCLDDWRDDRSGWARAYASLLGKAYRAVGERHPRACAAIEEGLADIGRLEEAAAAAASAGDAAASPPPDAAANRFGALLGEVFAWSDDFWAASLRSLGAKLGKLVYVMDAALDMEDDRASGSYNPLVALDVQPQDVREDLELLAADAAAAFERLPLERDARVLRSVLYAGVWQKYYAKDAKRTKQAKGTTHVQEEHQEAHRG, encoded by the coding sequence ATGTTCGGCTACGTGATGCCCCGTATGGAGGATCTGTCGCAGGAGGAGCGCGAGCGCTACCATGCGGCGTACTGCGGCGTGTGCCGGGCGCTGGGAGAGCGGTGCGGCCAGCGCTGCCGGGTGGCGCTCACCTACGACATGACGTTCTTGGCGCTGCTGCTGGGCTCGCTCTACGAGCCGGACGAGCGGCAGGGCAGCAGGCGCTGTGCGCCTCACCCGGTGCGCCCGCACGCGTACCTGGGCTCGGACTGCATCGACTACGCGGCCGACATGACCGTGGCGCTGGTGTATCACAAGTGCCTGGACGACTGGCGCGACGACCGCAGCGGCTGGGCGCGCGCCTACGCCTCCCTGCTGGGGAAGGCGTACCGCGCGGTGGGCGAACGCCATCCGCGGGCGTGCGCGGCCATCGAGGAGGGCCTGGCCGACATCGGGCGCTTGGAGGAGGCCGCAGCGGCGGCGGCCTCGGCCGGCGACGCCGCCGCGTCGCCGCCGCCCGACGCGGCGGCCAACCGGTTCGGCGCGCTGCTGGGCGAGGTGTTCGCCTGGAGCGACGACTTCTGGGCCGCGAGCCTTCGCAGCCTAGGAGCCAAGCTGGGGAAGCTCGTATACGTGATGGACGCTGCGCTGGACATGGAGGACGACCGGGCCTCGGGCAGCTACAACCCGCTCGTGGCGCTGGACGTACAGCCGCAGGACGTGCGCGAGGATTTGGAGCTGCTGGCGGCCGATGCTGCCGCGGCGTTCGAGAGGCTGCCGCTCGAACGCGATGCGCGCGTGCTGCGCAGCGTGCTGTACGCGGGCGTGTGGCAGAAATACTATGCGAAAGACGCGAAACGGACGAAGCAAGCGAAGGGAACGACGCACGTGCAAGAGGAACACCAGGAGGCGCACCGTGGTTGA
- a CDS encoding MarR family winged helix-turn-helix transcriptional regulator, whose product MDLNEFKHAFFGVACDMQKLLHDTVAPVCQQNGLTLQQMHVLLELVGTPGQTSTQLSERAGILRTNFSSVCHKLEERGLVERRRSDRDRRAFELRATDEGRELLARIDADIKRRYGAAFENEPPETFETILAGFRALNAFAAKLGR is encoded by the coding sequence GTGGACCTCAACGAGTTCAAGCACGCGTTCTTCGGCGTGGCCTGCGACATGCAGAAGCTGCTGCACGACACGGTGGCCCCCGTGTGCCAGCAAAACGGGCTGACGCTGCAGCAGATGCATGTGCTGCTGGAGCTGGTGGGCACGCCGGGCCAGACGTCAACCCAGCTCAGCGAGCGTGCGGGCATCTTGCGCACGAACTTCTCCAGCGTGTGCCACAAGCTGGAGGAACGGGGGCTGGTGGAGCGCCGCCGCAGCGACCGCGACCGTCGCGCCTTCGAGCTGCGCGCCACCGACGAGGGCCGGGAGCTGCTGGCACGTATCGATGCCGACATCAAGCGCCGCTACGGCGCGGCGTTCGAGAACGAGCCGCCGGAGACGTTCGAGACCATCCTCGCCGGGTTCAGGGCGCTCAACGCCTTCGCCGCGAAGCTGGGGCGCTAG
- the dnaK gene encoding molecular chaperone DnaK, which produces MTATIGIDLGTTNSCAATVEGGRPAIVPNAEGERTTPSVVAFSKDGERLVGAIASRQAAVNPDRTISSVKRRMGSDWRASIDGKAFTPQELSAMILRKLRRDAEAFLGQDVTQAVITVPAYFDDAQRQATKDAGKIAGLDVLRIINEPTAAALAYGLDNGTPQKVMVYDLGGGTFDVSIIEIGDGVIEVLATSGDNHLGGDDFDERVANYLLDTFQREHGEDLRRNPMAVQRVREAAEQAKKELSSLDSAHVNLPFLAQNAGGPLHLDATVTRAAFDDMTRDLVERTTAPVQTALNDAGIAASELGCVLLVGGSTRVPAVQAHVRKLTGQEPSASINPDECVATGAAIQAATLAGASTGLVRANSLLLLDVTPLSLSIETVGGVATRLVERNTTLPVHYSQVFSTAAAFQTSVEVKVLQGERPMAADNKAIGTFRLKGIKRAPAGVPQIEVTFDIDANGILTVSAKDLDTGKQQSITIDDSGRMSDDEVDRAIRDAEQYAEQDEARRDAMLAREEAQRLANEADQALAQKGKQLEKDEKKQIKADVAAVRKLLSKKVDKVDEADVAALRTASEQLERSSARARNLVQQG; this is translated from the coding sequence ATGACAGCGACGATAGGCATCGATCTGGGAACCACGAACAGCTGTGCGGCAACGGTGGAGGGCGGGCGGCCCGCCATCGTGCCCAACGCGGAGGGCGAGCGCACCACGCCGAGCGTGGTGGCGTTCTCGAAGGACGGCGAGCGCCTGGTGGGCGCCATCGCCAGCCGGCAGGCGGCCGTGAACCCCGACCGCACCATCTCGTCCGTGAAGCGCCGCATGGGGAGCGACTGGAGGGCGAGCATCGACGGCAAGGCGTTCACGCCGCAGGAGCTTTCGGCCATGATCCTGCGGAAGCTCCGCCGCGACGCCGAGGCGTTCCTCGGCCAGGACGTCACGCAGGCCGTCATCACGGTGCCCGCGTACTTCGACGACGCGCAGCGCCAGGCCACGAAGGACGCCGGCAAGATCGCCGGCCTCGACGTGCTTCGCATCATCAACGAGCCCACGGCCGCGGCGCTGGCCTACGGACTGGACAACGGCACGCCGCAGAAGGTGATGGTGTACGACCTGGGCGGCGGCACGTTCGACGTGTCCATCATCGAGATAGGCGACGGCGTCATCGAGGTGCTGGCCACCTCCGGCGACAACCACCTGGGCGGCGACGACTTCGACGAGCGCGTGGCGAACTACCTGCTGGACACCTTCCAGCGCGAGCACGGCGAGGACCTGCGCCGCAACCCGATGGCCGTGCAGCGCGTGCGCGAGGCGGCCGAGCAGGCGAAGAAGGAGCTGTCGTCACTCGACTCCGCACACGTGAACCTGCCTTTCCTCGCACAGAACGCGGGCGGCCCCTTGCACCTCGACGCCACCGTCACGCGCGCCGCGTTCGACGACATGACGCGCGACCTGGTGGAGCGCACGACCGCGCCCGTGCAGACGGCTCTCAACGATGCGGGCATCGCGGCCTCGGAACTGGGCTGCGTGCTGCTGGTGGGCGGCTCCACGCGTGTGCCGGCCGTGCAGGCGCACGTGCGCAAGCTCACGGGCCAGGAGCCGTCGGCCTCCATCAACCCCGACGAGTGCGTGGCCACCGGGGCTGCCATCCAAGCTGCCACGCTCGCCGGTGCGTCGACGGGGCTCGTGCGGGCGAACAGCCTGCTGCTGCTGGACGTGACCCCCTTGAGCCTGTCCATCGAGACGGTGGGCGGCGTGGCCACCCGCCTCGTGGAACGCAACACCACGCTGCCGGTGCACTACTCGCAGGTGTTCTCCACGGCCGCGGCGTTCCAGACGAGCGTGGAGGTGAAGGTGCTGCAGGGCGAGCGCCCTATGGCCGCCGACAACAAGGCCATCGGCACGTTCCGCCTCAAGGGCATCAAGCGGGCGCCTGCCGGCGTGCCGCAGATCGAGGTGACGTTCGACATAGACGCGAACGGCATCCTCACCGTGTCGGCGAAGGACCTGGACACCGGCAAGCAGCAGTCCATCACCATCGACGACTCGGGCCGTATGTCCGACGACGAGGTGGACCGTGCCATCCGCGATGCCGAGCAGTACGCCGAGCAGGACGAGGCGCGCCGCGACGCCATGCTGGCCCGCGAGGAGGCGCAGCGGTTGGCGAACGAGGCCGACCAGGCGCTCGCACAGAAGGGCAAGCAGCTGGAGAAGGACGAGAAGAAGCAGATCAAGGCCGATGTGGCCGCCGTCCGCAAGCTCCTGTCCAAGAAGGTGGACAAGGTGGACGAGGCCGACGTGGCCGCGCTGCGCACCGCCTCCGAGCAGCTGGAGCGCTCGAGCGCCCGCGCCCGCAACCTGGTGCAGCAAGGGTAG
- a CDS encoding zinc ribbon domain-containing protein, whose amino-acid sequence MRGFFERLQWRMAAWMQGRNGVDGLSNFLMGVGLILLILSVIPGLDLLSWVVLAVLAVALFRSFSKNIVARSKENAAYEQAVQKPKRWLALKRKAWANRKTTRYFKCQGCGTVLSVPRGKGTLRVVCPKCKTETTKKS is encoded by the coding sequence GTGAGAGGTTTCTTCGAGCGTCTGCAGTGGAGGATGGCTGCCTGGATGCAGGGCCGCAACGGCGTCGACGGGTTGTCGAACTTCCTCATGGGCGTAGGCCTCATCCTGCTCATCCTTTCGGTTATCCCGGGGCTCGACCTGCTGTCGTGGGTGGTTCTGGCGGTTCTCGCGGTGGCGCTGTTCCGCAGCTTCTCGAAGAACATCGTGGCGCGCTCGAAGGAGAACGCGGCGTACGAGCAGGCCGTCCAGAAGCCCAAGCGCTGGCTCGCGCTGAAGCGCAAGGCGTGGGCGAACCGCAAGACCACGCGCTACTTCAAGTGCCAGGGCTGCGGCACCGTGCTGTCCGTGCCGCGCGGGAAGGGCACGCTGCGCGTGGTGTGCCCGAAGTGCAAGACCGAGACGACGAAGAAGTCGTAG
- a CDS encoding J domain-containing protein has product MVENPYDVLGVSRDASLDEVKKAYRKKARENHPDLNPNDAAAAERMNKINEAYDRIVNPEKYAARDRRAAASNPSAGYGAGGAAGSGGAGGSGQNPYGSEGPYGWTGGFGFDFDDLFGFGGPGGGARGPIHPEASAADGPVIRSVIDAINAGRFQQAIDQLNAVTSDGRNARWYYLSALANDGAGNSLMALEQIRRAVRLDPNNPDYQRAQRQFQQAGQTYQQEGQAQGFSMGIDPMTLCCGIWCCGPALCRMCVPFGF; this is encoded by the coding sequence GTGGTTGAGAACCCCTATGACGTGTTGGGAGTGAGCCGCGACGCCTCGCTCGACGAGGTGAAGAAGGCGTACCGCAAGAAGGCGCGCGAGAACCATCCCGACTTGAACCCGAACGATGCGGCCGCCGCCGAGCGCATGAACAAGATCAACGAGGCGTACGACCGCATCGTGAACCCGGAGAAGTACGCGGCGCGCGACCGGCGCGCGGCGGCGAGCAACCCGAGCGCCGGCTACGGCGCGGGCGGCGCGGCGGGTTCGGGCGGTGCCGGCGGCTCCGGCCAGAACCCCTACGGCTCCGAGGGCCCCTACGGATGGACGGGCGGCTTCGGCTTCGACTTCGACGACCTGTTCGGTTTCGGCGGCCCGGGCGGCGGCGCCCGCGGGCCCATCCATCCCGAGGCGTCGGCCGCCGACGGGCCCGTTATCCGCAGCGTGATCGACGCCATCAACGCCGGCCGGTTCCAGCAGGCCATCGACCAGCTGAACGCCGTGACGAGCGACGGCCGCAACGCGCGCTGGTACTACCTGAGCGCCCTAGCCAACGACGGCGCCGGCAACTCGCTCATGGCGCTGGAGCAGATACGACGCGCCGTGCGCCTGGACCCGAACAATCCGGACTACCAACGTGCCCAGCGCCAGTTCCAGCAGGCCGGGCAAACGTATCAGCAGGAGGGGCAGGCGCAGGGATTCAGCATGGGCATCGACCCCATGACCCTCTGCTGCGGCATCTGGTGCTGCGGACCGGCCCTCTGCCGCATGTGCGTGCCGTTTGGGTTCTAG
- a CDS encoding sensor domain-containing phosphodiesterase, whose protein sequence is MRQDVLHTMLDGLSELIYVCDMETHRLLYLNEEGRRLYGVDVVGGERLCYQVLQGRDEPCPFCTNGQLSGESFFEWEFTNPVSRRHYLLRDRLVDWDGRPARLEIAFDMTERQRESESFKFLANAGSMVVDCIRVLEGGSTLEIALNDALCILGTFLEADRAYVFKREGDRMSNTHEWCGLGVAPQRRFLQDLPVSLIDEWVKRFDAGEAVIIEDVDQLPSLGRAAEYEVLKSQDIASLVAAPIEIDGTFAGYLGVDNPRRVGELGVVKSPLVAFASFVSARMKREIAQRQVAELTWNDSLTCAHSRAAFHRDFDRGTFGRIGFVLVDADRLAVVNREQGHSAGDEMLCRIASCLREVFGDAVYRIGDDEFCAVSTSVDYNRFAELAERAAQQFHDEGIPASLGPAWHETCTSTTSLLDVAGDRMRSAKRGRHRAVDLGVDLASDAAVSSLLRPGGAQEAAEAGLLTIHLMPQASGRTGEIVGAEALIRYCDRERGMQALPASFIPALEDMGEIAAIDFFALSKACETVARWQREGRPTVPLAVNFSRRTIGEEGFVERVAAAVASHGIDRSLIELEITESAREENEALLRSVADELRDRGFRVSIDDFGVDNANFQLFIQLEFDVLKIDKSLVWGLGTEKRTMQVICSLVSLCDELGIATVAEGIETDQQYRALREAGCTRAQGYRIGRPQPIEQFEQRFL, encoded by the coding sequence TTGCGGCAAGACGTCCTCCATACCATGCTCGATGGGCTCTCCGAGCTCATCTATGTCTGCGACATGGAAACCCACCGGTTGCTCTACCTCAACGAGGAGGGCCGCCGCCTCTACGGCGTCGATGTGGTGGGAGGCGAGCGCCTGTGCTACCAGGTGCTGCAGGGACGCGACGAGCCATGCCCATTCTGCACGAACGGGCAGCTGTCCGGCGAGTCCTTCTTCGAATGGGAGTTCACGAACCCGGTGAGTAGGCGCCATTACCTGCTGCGCGATCGCCTCGTGGACTGGGATGGGCGGCCGGCGCGCCTGGAGATAGCCTTCGACATGACGGAGCGGCAGCGCGAGAGCGAGTCGTTCAAATTCCTGGCGAACGCCGGCTCCATGGTCGTCGACTGCATCCGGGTGCTCGAGGGAGGGAGCACGCTCGAGATCGCCCTCAACGATGCGCTGTGCATCTTGGGAACGTTCCTCGAGGCAGATCGCGCCTACGTCTTCAAGCGCGAGGGCGACCGCATGTCGAACACGCACGAGTGGTGCGGCCTGGGCGTCGCGCCGCAGCGGCGGTTCCTGCAGGATCTGCCCGTAAGCCTCATAGACGAATGGGTCAAGCGCTTCGACGCGGGCGAGGCCGTGATCATCGAGGATGTCGACCAGCTTCCGTCCTTGGGGCGCGCCGCCGAGTACGAGGTGCTGAAAAGCCAGGACATCGCCTCCCTCGTGGCGGCCCCGATCGAGATAGACGGTACGTTCGCGGGCTATTTGGGCGTCGACAATCCCCGCCGCGTCGGCGAGCTCGGGGTGGTGAAGTCGCCGCTCGTTGCGTTCGCGAGCTTCGTGTCTGCCCGCATGAAGCGCGAGATCGCCCAGCGCCAGGTGGCCGAGTTGACTTGGAACGACTCTTTGACCTGCGCCCATTCGCGTGCGGCATTCCACCGCGATTTCGATAGGGGCACGTTCGGGCGCATCGGCTTCGTGCTGGTGGACGCCGATCGACTGGCCGTCGTCAACCGCGAGCAGGGGCATTCTGCCGGCGACGAGATGCTGTGCCGTATAGCGTCCTGCCTCCGGGAGGTGTTCGGCGACGCCGTGTACCGCATCGGCGACGACGAGTTCTGCGCCGTGTCGACGTCCGTCGACTACAACCGCTTTGCCGAACTGGCCGAACGCGCTGCGCAGCAGTTCCACGACGAGGGCATTCCCGCATCGCTCGGCCCGGCGTGGCACGAGACGTGCACAAGCACCACCAGCTTGCTGGACGTGGCCGGCGACCGTATGCGCAGCGCGAAGCGCGGCCGCCACCGCGCCGTCGATCTGGGTGTCGACCTGGCATCGGACGCGGCCGTGAGCAGCCTGCTTAGGCCGGGCGGCGCGCAGGAGGCCGCAGAGGCGGGCCTGCTGACCATCCACCTGATGCCGCAGGCCTCCGGCAGAACGGGCGAGATCGTGGGAGCCGAGGCACTCATCCGCTACTGCGACCGCGAACGCGGCATGCAGGCGCTGCCCGCGTCGTTCATCCCCGCGCTGGAGGATATGGGCGAGATAGCGGCCATCGACTTCTTCGCGCTGTCGAAGGCGTGCGAGACGGTGGCGCGCTGGCAGCGGGAGGGACGGCCGACGGTGCCGCTGGCGGTCAACTTCTCGCGTCGCACCATCGGCGAGGAGGGCTTCGTCGAGCGCGTGGCGGCCGCGGTGGCGTCGCACGGCATCGACCGGTCGCTCATCGAGCTGGAGATCACCGAGTCCGCACGCGAGGAGAACGAGGCGCTGCTGCGCTCGGTGGCGGACGAGCTGCGCGACCGGGGGTTCCGCGTGTCCATCGATGACTTCGGCGTGGACAACGCCAACTTCCAGCTGTTCATTCAGCTGGAGTTCGACGTGTTGAAGATAGACAAATCGCTCGTGTGGGGCCTGGGCACCGAGAAGCGCACCATGCAGGTTATCTGCAGCCTCGTGAGCCTGTGCGACGAGCTGGGCATAGCTACGGTGGCCGAGGGCATTGAGACCGATCAGCAGTACCGCGCCCTGCGGGAAGCCGGCTGCACCCGCGCGCAGGGCTACCGCATCGGCCGTCCGCAGCCCATCGAGCAGTTCGAGCAGCGGTTTCTCTAG